The Thermodesulfobacteriota bacterium genome includes a region encoding these proteins:
- the carB gene encoding carbamoyl-phosphate synthase large subunit: MPRRNDIKKILIIGSGPIIISQACEFDYSGTQACKALREEGYEVILINSNPATIMTDPETANRTYIEPITPEMVAMVIEKERPDALLPTLGGQTGLNVAIKVADMGVLDRFGVEMIAASASVIRKAEDRDLFREAMRNIGLRIPNSGIARNMDDVRRIAAEIGYPLIVRPSFTLGGTGGGVAYNREDLEKMAASGLDLSMITEIMLEESVIGWKEYELEVMRDVKDNVVIICSIENFDPMGVHTGDSITVAPAQTLTDREYQIMRDAAIAIIREIGVETGGSNIQFAVNPENGEMVVIEMNPRVSRSSALASKATGFPIAKIAAKLAVGYTLDEIPNDITRETMASFEPTIDYCVVKIPRWTFEKFPGAEDYLTTAMKSVGETMAIGRTFKEALQKGLRSLEIGRYGWGADGKDGYERSRSLPPMAEIEEKLRIPNSQRIFYIRYAMLAGLDTTKIHELTGIDPWFLENMRQILDVERNIQAADKKLTEDLLRQAKKTGFSDYQLGYLTGRTEDEIRSRREKAGIKPVYKLVDTCAAEFEAYTPYYYSTYEVEDESRLSERPRVMILGGGPNRIGQGIEFDYCCVHASFALREEGYESIMVNSNPETVSTDYDTSDKLYFEPLTKEDILNIIAKEKPMGVIVQFGGQTPLNLAVPLSQTGVRIMGTSPDSIDRAEDRKRFQTMLQKLGLKQPPNGTATAREDALAVARSIGYPVVMRPSYVLGGRAMRIIYDDRELEDFIESAVRASSEHPVLIDKFLEDAIEIDVDAVSDGQETIIGGIMEHIEEAGIHSGDSACVLPPHTLSPDLIDRIKKDTKAMARELNVIGLMNVQYAIKDKDIYVLEVNPRASRTVPFVSKATGIPLAKVATKVMIGKTLRELGLTTEKKIRHIAVKEAVFPFDRFPGVDTLLGPEMRSTGEVMGIDESFGMAFAKSQLAAGQNLPLSGTVFISVRDKDKMAVLPVARKLADIGFKTLATRGTAAFLASNGIACETVHKVSEGRPHVVDHIKNGAIQLVINTSLGASTTRDSYKIRRATLDYRISYTTTIAGAKAIAAAIEAMLQKKLRVSPVQEYHGLQSNAGLNTDELVKSQSLDGTVKSSSCKARK; this comes from the coding sequence CCGACCCGGAGACGGCCAACCGCACTTATATAGAGCCTATTACCCCGGAGATGGTGGCCATGGTCATTGAAAAGGAAAGACCGGATGCCTTACTGCCCACCTTGGGCGGGCAGACGGGTCTAAACGTGGCCATCAAAGTAGCGGACATGGGTGTCCTGGACCGCTTCGGCGTAGAGATGATCGCGGCCTCAGCCTCCGTAATCAGAAAGGCCGAAGACCGGGATCTCTTCCGGGAGGCCATGCGCAATATTGGCCTCCGGATACCCAACAGCGGCATCGCCCGCAATATGGACGATGTACGCCGCATTGCCGCCGAGATCGGCTACCCGCTCATCGTCCGGCCCAGTTTTACCTTAGGCGGCACCGGGGGCGGTGTGGCCTACAACCGGGAAGACCTGGAAAAAATGGCGGCATCGGGACTTGATCTCAGCATGATAACTGAGATTATGCTGGAAGAATCGGTCATCGGCTGGAAAGAATACGAGCTAGAGGTCATGCGCGACGTTAAAGATAATGTGGTCATTATCTGTTCGATCGAGAACTTCGACCCCATGGGCGTCCACACCGGAGACAGCATAACCGTGGCCCCGGCCCAGACCCTGACCGACCGGGAATATCAAATAATGCGCGATGCGGCCATCGCTATCATCCGCGAAATAGGTGTGGAGACCGGCGGTTCCAATATCCAGTTCGCCGTAAATCCGGAAAACGGAGAGATGGTAGTCATCGAGATGAATCCGCGCGTCTCACGCAGTTCCGCTTTGGCCTCCAAGGCCACGGGCTTCCCCATCGCCAAGATCGCCGCCAAACTGGCCGTCGGCTATACCCTGGATGAGATCCCGAATGATATTACCAGGGAGACCATGGCCTCCTTTGAACCCACCATCGACTATTGTGTAGTAAAAATCCCGCGCTGGACCTTTGAGAAATTTCCGGGCGCCGAGGACTACCTTACCACGGCCATGAAGTCTGTGGGCGAAACCATGGCCATCGGACGCACCTTTAAGGAGGCCCTGCAAAAAGGGCTCCGTTCCCTGGAGATCGGACGTTACGGATGGGGCGCCGATGGGAAGGATGGTTACGAACGCAGCCGGAGCCTTCCCCCTATGGCCGAAATAGAAGAAAAGCTCCGCATCCCCAATTCTCAGCGCATCTTCTATATACGCTATGCCATGCTGGCCGGTCTGGATACCACAAAAATTCACGAATTGACCGGGATAGACCCCTGGTTTCTGGAAAATATGCGGCAGATACTGGATGTGGAACGTAATATCCAGGCCGCAGATAAAAAACTTACCGAAGACCTTCTGCGCCAGGCCAAGAAAACAGGGTTCTCCGATTATCAACTGGGCTACCTGACCGGACGGACTGAGGATGAAATCCGCAGCCGGCGCGAAAAAGCAGGCATAAAACCGGTTTATAAACTGGTTGACACCTGTGCGGCGGAGTTCGAGGCCTATACCCCTTATTATTACTCCACTTACGAAGTTGAGGACGAATCCCGCCTCTCCGAACGCCCCAGGGTGATGATCCTGGGCGGAGGGCCTAACCGCATCGGCCAGGGGATAGAATTTGATTACTGCTGTGTCCACGCCTCGTTTGCCCTGCGCGAAGAAGGCTATGAGAGCATCATGGTCAACAGCAACCCGGAGACCGTGAGCACTGATTATGATACGTCAGATAAGCTCTATTTCGAGCCTCTGACCAAGGAAGACATCCTGAATATCATCGCTAAAGAAAAACCAATGGGCGTCATTGTACAATTCGGCGGACAGACACCTCTCAATCTGGCCGTACCTCTGTCCCAAACCGGGGTAAGGATAATGGGGACATCCCCCGACAGTATCGACCGTGCGGAAGACCGGAAGCGTTTCCAGACCATGTTGCAAAAGCTGGGCCTGAAGCAGCCGCCCAACGGCACGGCTACCGCCAGGGAAGATGCCCTGGCCGTGGCCCGGTCCATCGGCTACCCGGTGGTCATGCGTCCTTCTTACGTCCTGGGCGGACGGGCCATGCGCATTATTTATGATGACCGGGAGCTGGAGGATTTCATCGAATCCGCGGTTAGGGCCTCTTCCGAACATCCGGTGCTTATCGACAAGTTTCTGGAAGACGCTATCGAGATCGATGTAGATGCCGTCTCCGATGGTCAGGAGACCATCATCGGCGGGATAATGGAGCATATTGAAGAGGCCGGTATCCATTCCGGCGACAGCGCCTGCGTCCTTCCCCCTCACACCCTGAGCCCTGATTTAATCGATAGAATAAAAAAGGACACAAAGGCCATGGCCAGGGAACTAAACGTCATCGGCCTCATGAACGTCCAGTACGCCATAAAGGATAAGGATATTTATGTGCTGGAGGTCAATCCGCGGGCCTCGCGCACTGTGCCTTTTGTGAGCAAGGCCACAGGCATTCCACTGGCCAAGGTGGCCACAAAGGTCATGATCGGGAAAACGCTCCGCGAGCTGGGGCTTACCACCGAAAAAAAAATAAGGCATATAGCGGTGAAAGAGGCCGTATTCCCGTTTGACCGCTTCCCGGGGGTAGATACCCTCCTCGGACCGGAGATGAGATCCACCGGGGAGGTTATGGGCATTGACGAGAGTTTCGGCATGGCCTTTGCCAAATCACAGTTGGCCGCCGGCCAGAATCTCCCCCTATCCGGCACGGTTTTTATCAGTGTGCGTGACAAAGATAAAATGGCCGTCCTCCCTGTCGCCCGAAAACTGGCCGATATTGGATTCAAAACCCTGGCCACCCGGGGCACAGCCGCGTTTCTGGCTTCCAACGGGATTGCCTGCGAAACTGTCCATAAGGTGTCGGAGGGCCGTCCCCATGTGGTGGATCACATTAAAAACGGCGCTATTCAGTTGGTAATCAACACCTCTCTGGGAGCCAGCACTACCCGGGATTCCTATAAAATCCGCCGGGCCACGCTTGATTACCGCATATCCTATACTACTACCATAGCCGGGGCCAAGGCCATAGCCGCGGCCATTGAGGCCATGCTGCAAAAAAAGTTGCGGGTAAGCCCTGTTCAGGAGTATCATGGTCTGCAAAGCAATGCCGGATTAAATACTGATGAACTCGTAAAAAGTCAAAGTTTGGACGGCACAGTAAAAAGCTCCAGTTGCAAGGCGCGCAAATAA